In the genome of Phlebotomus papatasi isolate M1 chromosome 2, Ppap_2.1, whole genome shotgun sequence, one region contains:
- the LOC129800846 gene encoding uncharacterized protein LOC129800846 isoform X3 has product MDQDKSATQECYEFLDLSDVNDTERSQLATTLYPSEKQQAHVSWVHESLQQQQHRYQHQHALGGVANIGSEVITNRVPPQHQQQPQGDASCHQELEHDPAVINSWPEAPYVNGNNYEKTPSETETESSVATDYTEFVHHQPSHQGQHHQHHQQSNTEMSPHSHHQHQQSQTSGHQQISGQNAAGGGGQHTTLASMYTSGGHGQSTAYLPQGSQMYHHQMLQPSMPGNVYVSNMTANVNVHSFLGAQMPPQPYMQPTAPPFLPNDMTGQTVVATSHDQSAVHQPVNMPNMRMGGGGGPRRGGRGNKGGSHRRGGGGGSGGDYASRQQQDLQQQQQRQEQQRQQQQQQQQNNAGVPQPQEMMPHMMEPHQVMGAPGYATAPPQLYYPYQPPSYYQPHSALPHLSAQHAAGHPLYVQSPALSMYPPGHQMGYQTHPSMLMYHTAMMSPAEYGMMDDKGDDQSVMSDGSVGVIGPMWHPQVQMDFPLDHGVMQPGQEEYLVQPEMMDDPAAGALIMPTMMSPQQQPPPSPAPTTGHHVLNPDVANFITRKQQMEQQAQQQSQMVHQQMLPTDFVQNQTMVKPVTSPQPVTETIPVASVTAQEMPSASPKSPVVVCSSNDEQQQMSQEMHHHHHQQQQVAFYEECREENTDNNIGKIETVVTIESVQQQQQQQQQQSCEQNNLLGNVTVPENVPSVAAINNNNNNNVVKPLKQEDTTRLAKMTNDKLMIKNDRGQKPPVWNKKSTTSVSVTALPSSTPITTSLTHNNADVKQQQQPKVSPPPFANQKSVAKALSNATTQVPKVSEINTKSPNLSEQNYVASTDGSADKKTEVSTLLNKTVQAIPPIAHSVANVDAKQIPTAAVTTFESKQVEVLPQIQQQQQSNVVESSSEKVTTNGVPQVDCVVTSEKGGKLETNSVATSTTPIVAAAVVTTTAPAVVAAPPPSKSWASLFSSDSNSSASGGGQSLSGNKKPVAKVPPFEPTQTLPIGGLSYSAASALGLPTIEQTTASAKVTAKSTKSTVDDRSLKLGEFFSKYQIDNSSVILCPRGLTNRSNFCYINAILQALVACPPFYHMMKKIPLEPPAFRQKTITPIIDAMVELVSEFSTMPPGARLGKREKGSKGKDEIDLMCDMAFEPTVIHKMLSGSRSEFHVEGRQEDAEEFLGFILNGLNDEMLELMKLVDKQSNMSNGEQANGEVQTEEGGDDWQVIYGNRNKGTVTRTTDFGRTPISDIFGGQLRSRVQREGDHSTDVIQPFFTLQLDIEKAESVKEALEILVVKDQLEGVTCSKTNQEVAAWQQVTLEKLPVVLILHLKWFDFKMDSCTKILKTVEFPIELRIDTKILSSKKCVAKQRQYKLFAVVYHDGKEASKGHYITDVFNIGYASWIRYDDSIVRSVSEQTVLHPHLPKVPYLLYYRRCDTIGPQSQSTSTAK; this is encoded by the exons GCGACACAGGAGTGCTACGAATTCCTAGACCTTTCTGATGTCAATGATACCGAAAGAAGTCAACTTGCGACAACTTTATATCCAAGCGAGAAACAACAAGCACATGTGTCCTGGGTGCATGAATCCCTGCAACAGCAACAACACAGATATCAGCATCAACACGCACTTGGTGGAGTCGCAAATATTGGGAGTGAAGTTATTACCAATAGGGTGCCCCCACAGCATCAGCAACAGCCACAGGGAGACGCTAGTTGTCACCAGGAGCTCGAACATGATCCAGCGGTGATCAATAGTTGGCCCGAAGCTCCATATG TTAATGGCAACAATTACGAAAAGACACCATCTGAGACAGAAACGGAATCATCTGTAGCGACTGATTATACGGAATTTGTGCATCATCAACCATCGCATCAAGGACAACATCATCAGCATCATCAGCAATCAAATACGGAAATGTCGCCTCATTCGCATCATCAGCATCAACAGTCACAGACATCGGGCCATCAGCAGATATCTGGACAGAATGCAGCCGGAGGAGGGGGACAGCATACGACATTGGCATCAATGTATACATCGGGTGGACATGGGCAGTCGACGGCATATCTACCACAGGGCTCACAGATGTATCATCATCAGATGCTGCAACCGTCGATGCCTGGCAATGTCTATGTGAGCAATATGACGGCCAATGTGAATGTTCATAGTTTTCTTGGTGCTCAGATGCCACCACAGCCGTATATGCAGCCAACTGCTCCGCCTTTCCTGCCCAATGACATGACCGGGCAGACTGTTGTGGCCACGTCACACGATCAGTCGGCTGTCCATCAGCCAGTGAATATGCCGAATATGCGAATGGGTGGCGGAGGTGGTCCGAGGCGTGGTGGCAGGGGCAACAAAGGGGGATCACATAGAAGGGGGGGCGGAGGAGGGAGTGGAGGGGATTATGCATCGCGTCAACAGCAGGATCTGCAGCAGCAACAACAGAGGCAGGAACAGCAACGACAGcaacagcaacagcagcagcagaATAATGCTGGAGTACCACAGCCGCAGGAGATGATGCCACACATGATGGAACCGCATCAG GTGATGGGTGCTCCAGGGTATGCAACAGCTCCACCTCAGCTCTACTATCCCTATCAACCACCAAGTTACTATCAGCCCCACAGTGCCCTGCCACATCTATCAGCTCAACATGCAGCCGGACATCCTCTCTACGTTCAGAGTCCTGCCCTGTCCATGTATCCGCCTGGCCATCAGATGGGCTATCAGACTCATCCGAGTATGTTGATGTACCACACGGCAATGATGTCACCGGCAGAGTATGGAATGATGGATGACAAGGGAGATGATCAGAGTGTTATGAGTGATGGTAGTGTTGGTGTGATAGGACCAATGTGGCATCCTCAAGTCCAAATGGATTTCCCACTGGATCACGGTGTTATGCAGCCAGGACAGGAAGAATACCTCGTACAGCCAGAAATGATGGATGATCCTGCAGCCGGTGCTTTGATAATGCCAACTATGATGTCACCTCAGCAACAACCACCACCATCGCCAGCTCCAACGACTGGGCATCATGTCCTGAATCCGGATGTTGCCAATTTTATCACGAGGAAGCAACAGATGGAGCAACAGGCACAGCAACAGAGTCAAATGGTACATCAGCAAATGCTACCAACGGATTTTGTGCAGAATCAAACAATGGTGAAACCTGTGACGTCACCACAGCCTGTGACAGAGACAATCCCAGTGGCATCAGTGACAGCTCAGGAGATGCCATCAGCCTCTCCCAAGTCCCCAGTTGTAGTATGCAGCAGCAACGATGAACAACAGCAAATGTCCCAGGAAatgcatcatcatcatcatcagcaGCAACAGGTAGCATTCTATGAGGAATGCCGGGAAGAAAATACCGACAACAACATTGGAAAAATTGAGACAGTAGTCACCATTGAGTCagtacaacaacaacaacaacagcaACAACAACAGTCGTGTGAACAAAACAATCTTTTGGGCAATGTGACAGTTCCTGAGAATGTGCCAAGTGTTGCTGCaatcaacaacaacaacaacaacaacgtGGTGAAGCCTCTGAAGCAAGAGGATACCACTCGATTGGCCAAGATGACAAATGATAAGTTGATGATAAAAAATGATCGAGGACAGAAGCCACCGGTATGGAATAAGAAGAGTACAACGAGTGTTTCAGTGACGGCACTTCCATCATCAACACCAATTACAACGTCACTAACACACAATAATGCTGACGtcaaacaacaacaacaacccAAAGTATCTCCTCCACCATTTGCCAATCAGAAATCTGTCGCTaag gcCTTGTCAAATGCCACAACACAAGTGCCAAAGGTAAGTGAAATCAATACAAAATCACCGAATCTGAGTGAACAAAATTATGTGGCATCGACCGATGGATCGGCGGATAAAAAGACTGAAGTATCAACGTTGCTGAATAAAACTGTACAGGCAATTCCTCCAATAGCTCATTCAGTAGCAAATGTTGATGCGAAACAAATACCAACTGCTGCTGTCACGACATTTGAATCGAAACAAGTGGAAGTTCTACCTCAGATTCAGCAACAACAACAGAGTAACGTTGTTGAGAGCAGTAGTGAAAAAGTGACTACAAATGGTGTTCCTCAAGTTGATTGTGTCGTGACAAGTGAGAAAGGAGGAAAATTGGAGACAAATAGTGTAGCTACGTCAACAACGCCAATTGTTGCTGCTGCTGTAGTCACAACAACAGCTCCGGCTGTAGTTGCAGCACCACCACCAAGTAAATCATGGGCGAGTCTTTTCTCGTCTGACAGCAATTCATCAGCATCTGGTGGAGGACAATCATTGAGTGGGAATAAGAAACCTGTGGCGAAGGTGCCACCATTTGAACCAACACAAACTCTGCCAATTGGTGGATTGTCGTACTCAGCTGCATCTGCACTTGGGTTGCCAACGATAGAGCAGACGACAGCTTCAGCTAAAGTTACTGCAAAATCGACTAAATCCACAGTTGATGATCGTAGTCTAAAATTGGGAG AATTCTTCTCAAAGTATCAAATTGACAATAGTAGTGTTATTCTCTGCCCACGTGGTTTGACAAATCGATCAAATTTCTGCTACATCAATGCCATTCTGCAAGCTCTTGTGGCTTGTCCACCCTTCTATCACATGATGAAGAAAATACCACTGGAACCGCCAGCCTTTCGTCAAAAGACCATTACGCCCATCATTGATGCCAT GGTTGAACTTGTATcggaattttcaacaatgccACCAGGAGCTCGACTTGGAAAGCGTGAAAAGGGCTCCAAGGGGAAGGATGAAATTGATTTGATGTGTGATATGGCCTTTGAACCAACTGTCATTCACAAAATGCTCAGCGGAAGCCGTTCAGAGTTTCATGTGGAGGGACGCCAGGAAGATGCTGAAGAATTTCTTGGTTTCATTCTCAACGGACTAAATGATGAGATGCTTGAG TTGATGAAATTGGTGGATAAGCAATCGAATATGTCTAATGGTGAGCAGGCAAATGGAGAAGTGCAGACTGAGGAGGGTGGTGACGATTGGCAAGTGATTTATGGCAATCGGAATAAGGGAACTGTTACAAGAACAACAGATTTCGGTAGGACACCAATCAGTGATATTTTTGGTGGTCAGCTGAGATCTCGTGTTCAACGTGAAGGTGATCACTCAACAGATGTTATTCAGCCATTTTTCACACTTCAACTTGATATTGAG AAAGCAGAATCTGTGAAGGAGGCCCTTGAAATTCTAGTCGTGAAGGATCAATTGGAGGGTGTGACATGTTCAAAGACAAATCAAGAGGTTGCAGCATGGCAGCAAGTGACATTGGAAAAATTGCCAGTGGTGTTGATTCTTCATCTCAAGTGGTTCGATTTCAAGATGGACAGCTGtacaaaaattctcaaaactgtGGAATTTCCCATTGAACTGAGAATTGATACAa AAATTCTGTCATCGAAGAAATGCGTGGCGAAACAGCGCCAATACAAATTATTTGCTGTAGTCTATCATGATGGCAAAGAGGCGTCTAAAGGACACTATATAACAGATGTTTTCAACATTGGATACGCATCGTGGATCAGATATGATGACAGCATTGTGAGATCTGTTTCTGAACAAACAGTTCTCCATCCGCATCTACCCAAAGTTCCCTATTTGCTCTACTATAGACGTTGTGATACAATAGGGCCCCAGAGTCAGTCAACATCGACTGCCAAGTAa